The genomic segment CTTGAGGAGGGCGACGGGCTTCTCCGCGGTGCCGTCGTCGATGGAGCGCTGGACGCCCGCGTAGTCGAGCTTGGCGCGGCTGCGGACCCGGGCCCGGCGGACGTCGGTGGCGGTGACCCGGCCGGTCGCGTCGAGGTCGATCCGCCACAGCAGGGCCGGGCGGTCCTGGCCGGGGAGCAGGCTGGCGGCGCCCTCGCTGAGGAGCTGCGGGTGGAGGGGGACGCGCTCGTCGGGGAAGTAGAGGGTCGTGACGCGGCGGTGCGCCTCGGCGTCCAGCGCGCCGCCGGGCGTCACGAAGGCCGCGACGTCGGCGATGGCGTAGTGCACCCGGTATCCCCCGGCCCCGGTCCCGGCCCCCGTTCCGGCCCCGGCCCCCGTCCCCGTCCGGCGGGCCAGGTGCATGGCCTGGTCGAGATCGGTGGACGTCGGCGGGTCGATCGTGAAGAGCGGGATGTCGGTGGCGTCGAGCTCCGGCATCCGGGGACGGTCGGCGGCCCGCCGGGCCTCGGCGAGCACGGCGGCCGGGAACTCCTCCGGCACCTCGAGCCGGACGCGCAGCGCACGCAGCGCGTCGCGCAGCAGGGTTCCGTCGGCGGCCGGGACGAGCAGGTGGCGGCGGGGCATGAAGTGAGCGTATGACGGGCCGTAGGCTGCTCCCGGTTCGTGTTGGTCCGTCCGAGGGAGAACTGCTGTGCTCGTCCTGCTTCCGCCGTCCGAGGGCAAGGCCACCGTGGGTGCCGGTCCCGCCGTCGACCTGGCGTCGCTCTCGCTCCCCGGGCTGACCGGAACGCGGTCGACGGTGCTGGCGGAGCTGGTGGAGCTGTGCTCGGGCGACGAGGAGAAGGCCGCGGACGTGCTCGGGCTGAGCCCGGGGCTGCGCGGCGAGGTCGCCAAGGACGCGGGGCTGCTCACCGCGCCGACGCTGCCGGCCGGGGAGCTGTACACCGGCGTGCTCTACGACGCCCTGGGGCTCGCGACGCTCAGCTCCGCCGCCCGCAGGCGCGCGAAGGATTCCCTCCTGGTGTTCTCGGGGCTGTGGGGCGCGGTGCGGATCACCGACCGGATCCCGTCGTACCGCTGCTCGATGGGGGTGAAGCTGCCCGCGCTGGGCGCGCTCGGCGCGTACTGGCGGGAGCCGATGGCCGGCGTCGTTCCGGAGGCGGCGGGCGGGGGGCTGGTGCTGGACCTGCGCTCGTCGGCGTACGCGAGCGCGTGGAAGCCGAAGCCGCGCAGCGAGCTCGCGGCGCGGACGGCCACCGTGCGGGTGCTGCAGGTGACGGTCGTCGACGGTGTCGAGAAGCGGTCCGTGGTGAGCCACTTCAACAAGGCCACCAAGGGCCGGCTGGTGCGCGCCCTCCTGGAGTCGGGCGCGAAGCCGAAGACACCGGCGAAGCTCGCCGCGACGCTGCGGGACCTGGGCTTCGTGATCGAGGAGCAGGCGCCGGGGAAGCTCGACGTGCTGGTGACCGAGATCCACTGAGCCCGGGGCGGAACCCCGCGGCGGAACCCCGGCACGGGACGCTGCACGGGACGCCGCCATTGCATCCTGCGCAACGCTCGTTGCGCAGGATGTCGGGCCGCAGGCAGGATGACGGGCATGACTTCCGTCCTCGACCTCGCCCCCGTCGTCCCCGTCGTCGTCCTGGAGGACGCCGCCGACGCCGTGCCGCTGGCCCGCGCCCTCGTCGCGGGCGGGCTGCCCGCGATCGAGGTCACCCTGCGGACGGCCGCCGCGCTGGACGCCATCGCCGCCATCGCGCGCGAGGTCCCGGACGCGGTCGTGGGCGCGGGGACGGTGCTGACGCCCGAACACGTCGGCGCCGCGGTCGCCGCCGGGGCCCGCTTCCTGGTCAGCCCGGGGTGGACCGACGTGCTGCTGGAGGCGATGCGCGCCTCGGGGCTGCCCTTCCTGCCCGGCGTCTCGACGACGTCGGAAGTGGTCGCGCTGCTGGAACGCGGCATAACGGAGATGAAGTTCTTCCCGGCCGAGGCCGCTGGCGGCACCGCGTATCTGACGTCGCTCGCCTCACCGCTGCCGCTCGCGCGGTTCTGCCCCACCGGCGGGATCGACGCGGCCGCCGCGCCCCGCTATCTGGCGCTGCCCAACGTCGGCTGCGTCGGCGGCACCTGGATGCTGCCCGCCGAGGCGCTCCGCGCCAAGGACTGGGGTCGCGTCGAGGCTCTCGCCCGCGAAGCCGCCGCCCTGCGCGGCTGAACCCCGGAGGGCCGGACGCGCCGGGCGGCGGCAAGGCAGGCCCACAGGCACGCAGGCAACGGAGCGGGCGACGTCCGACATGCGGCGCCCTCCACGCACCGGACCCCACCCGCGGACTACCTCAAGTGCGACGTGTCGTTCAGCAGGCGCAGCGAGGCGTTGCCGTCGGCGTAGTAGGCCACCTCCGACACGGACGCCGCCGAGAGCTCCATGCGGAACAGGGACTCGGGCGGCGCGCCCAGCGCGAGCCGGACCAGCGTCTTGACCGGGGTGACGTGCGTGACGAGCAGCACCGTCTTCCCCGCGTAGCGCGCGAGGAGCTTGTCGCGCGACAGCGCCACCCGGCGGGCGACCGCCGCGAAGCTCTCCCCGCCCGGCGGGGCGGTCTCGGCCGATGCCAGCCAGTCGTCCAGTTCGGCCGGATACCGCTCCCGCACCTCGGCGAAGGTGAGCCCCTCGAAGACCCCGAAGTCGGTCTCGCGCAGACCCTCGTCGACCCGCACGTCGAGGCCGAGGCGGGTCGCGACGGCTTCCGCGGTCTGCCGGCAGCGGGCCAGCGGGGAGCTGACGATCGCCTGCACGGTGCCGCCGGCCGCGAACGAGATCGCGGCCTGCTGGGCCTGCCAACGGCCCTTCTCCGACAGGTCGGGGTCGGTGCCGCCGCTGCCCGAGAACCGCTTCTCGGGTGTGAGGGCGGTCTCGCCGTGCCGGAGCAGGACGAAGGTGGTGGGCGTCCCGAGGTCGGCCGCGGCCGACCAGCCCGCGCTCGGAGCGGTCTCCGGAAGCGCGTCCTGAACCGGCCCCTGGGCCGGCCGCTGAGCCGGCCCCGACCCCCGATCGGACAACCGGTCCGACCCCTGGGCCGCGATCCCGGCGCCGCCGCCCAGCCCGAGTTCGCTGCGCACGACGGGAGCCCCGGGCTCCCACTGCCGGCCCTTCTTGCCCGCGTCCATCGCCTCGTTCGCGAGCCGGTCCGCGTGCTTGTTCTTCTCGCGCGGGATCCACTCGTACGTCACCTGGCCGGCCGGCAGCACGGACTTGGCCTCGGCGGCGAGCGGGCGCATGTCCGGGTGCTTGATCTTCCAGCGCCCCGACATCTGCTCGACGACGAGCTTGGAGTCCATCCGGACCCGGACCGGGGCCTCGGGATCGAGGGCCTTGGCGGCCCGCAGTCCCGCGATCAGGCCCCGGTACTCGGCGACGTTGTTCGTGGCGTGCCCGATGTACTCGGCGGCCTCGGTGAGGGTCTCGCCGGTGGCCGGGTCGAGGACCACGGCGCCGTAGCCCGCGGGGCCCGGGTTGCCCCGGGACCCGCCGTCGGCCTCGACGACGAAACCACGAGCCATCAGAGGCCGGAGTCCGCGGTGCGGACCAGGATGCGCATGCAGTTCTCGCAGCGGACGACGGTGTCGGCGGGAGCCGCCCGCACCTCGCCCAGTTCGGTGATGTTGAGCTCCAGACGGCAGCCCTCG from the Streptomyces sp. RKAG293 genome contains:
- a CDS encoding bifunctional RNase H/acid phosphatase — encoded protein: MARGFVVEADGGSRGNPGPAGYGAVVLDPATGETLTEAAEYIGHATNNVAEYRGLIAGLRAAKALDPEAPVRVRMDSKLVVEQMSGRWKIKHPDMRPLAAEAKSVLPAGQVTYEWIPREKNKHADRLANEAMDAGKKGRQWEPGAPVVRSELGLGGGAGIAAQGSDRLSDRGSGPAQRPAQGPVQDALPETAPSAGWSAAADLGTPTTFVLLRHGETALTPEKRFSGSGGTDPDLSEKGRWQAQQAAISFAAGGTVQAIVSSPLARCRQTAEAVATRLGLDVRVDEGLRETDFGVFEGLTFAEVRERYPAELDDWLASAETAPPGGESFAAVARRVALSRDKLLARYAGKTVLLVTHVTPVKTLVRLALGAPPESLFRMELSAASVSEVAYYADGNASLRLLNDTSHLR
- the eda gene encoding bifunctional 4-hydroxy-2-oxoglutarate aldolase/2-dehydro-3-deoxy-phosphogluconate aldolase, which codes for MTSVLDLAPVVPVVVLEDAADAVPLARALVAGGLPAIEVTLRTAAALDAIAAIAREVPDAVVGAGTVLTPEHVGAAVAAGARFLVSPGWTDVLLEAMRASGLPFLPGVSTTSEVVALLERGITEMKFFPAEAAGGTAYLTSLASPLPLARFCPTGGIDAAAAPRYLALPNVGCVGGTWMLPAEALRAKDWGRVEALAREAAALRG
- the yaaA gene encoding peroxide stress protein YaaA, giving the protein MLVLLPPSEGKATVGAGPAVDLASLSLPGLTGTRSTVLAELVELCSGDEEKAADVLGLSPGLRGEVAKDAGLLTAPTLPAGELYTGVLYDALGLATLSSAARRRAKDSLLVFSGLWGAVRITDRIPSYRCSMGVKLPALGALGAYWREPMAGVVPEAAGGGLVLDLRSSAYASAWKPKPRSELAARTATVRVLQVTVVDGVEKRSVVSHFNKATKGRLVRALLESGAKPKTPAKLAATLRDLGFVIEEQAPGKLDVLVTEIH